From the Odocoileus virginianus isolate 20LAN1187 ecotype Illinois chromosome 21, Ovbor_1.2, whole genome shotgun sequence genome, one window contains:
- the LARP7 gene encoding la-related protein 7 isoform X3, translating to METESGNKEKAMEEESIEKKKEVEKKKRSRVKQVLADIVKQVDFWFGDANLHKDRFLREQIEKSRDGYVDISLLVSFNKMKKLTTDGKLIARALKSSAVVELDLEGTRIRRKKPLGERPKDEDERTVYVELLPKNVNHSWIERVFGKCGNVVYISIPHYKSTGDPKGFAFVEFETKEQAAKAIEFLNNPPEEAPRKPGVFPKTVKNKPIPALTVTEEKKKKKKKKGRTKKDDNIQPKESNTEATKESVCKKRSRTTSESSEVEVTEPQKQPTKKKKKREKTEVSSLPLVKAGKRKRSGSEDADCFSPKTKAKKVSQKDNVKKEAPEVCKENKELEVSTEEEKDTGDIKDGSLLKAKRKHKKKHKERHKMGEEVIPLRVLSKTEWLDLKKEYLALQKASMASLKKTISQIKSQSEMETNGVPTNSGMKSEKTNSEECGPQEKVNAAGPQFVSGVIVKIISTEPLPGRKQVRPF from the exons atggaaactgagagtggaaataaagaaaaggcaatggaagaagaaagcatagaaaagaaaaaagaagtagaaaaaaagaaaaggtctaGAGTTAAACAGGTGCTTGCAGATATTGTGAAGCAAGTGGACTTCTGGTTTGGAGATGCAAATCTCCACAAGGATAGATTTCTTCGAGAGCAGATAGAAAAATCTAGAGATGGAT ATGTTGATATATCACTTCTTGTGtcattcaacaaaatgaaaaaattgacCACCGATGGAAAGTTAATAGCCAGAGCTCTGAAAAGTTCTGCTGTGGTAGAG ctggatttagaaggCACCAGAATCAGGAGGAAAAAGCCGCTGGGTGAGAGACCCAAGGATGAGGATGAGCGGACAGTGTATGTG GAACTGCTTCCCAAAAATGTTAACCACAGCTGGATTGAGAGAGTATTCGGGAAATGTGGCAATGTTGTTTATATAAGTATACCACATTATAAGTCTACTGGGGACCCGAAGGGATTTGCTTTCGTGGAATTTGAAACAAAAGAACAAGCTGCAAAAGCTATTGAG tttcttaatAACCCACCAGAGGAAGCACCGAGAAAACCTGGTGTATTTCCCAAGACAGTGAAAAACAAGCCCATTCCTGCTCTGACAGTAACTG aagaaaagaaaaaaaagaagaagaagaaaggccgAACAAAAAAAGATGACAATATCCAGCCCAAGGAGTCAAATACGGAGGCAACCAAGGAAAGTGTCTGTAAAAAAAGATCAAGGACCACATCTGAGAGCTCTGAAGTAGAGGTTACTGAACCCCAAAAGCAgcccacaaagaaaaagaaaaaacgagAAAAAACTGAAGTATCCAGCTTACCTTTAGTCAaagcaggaaagaggaaaagaagcgGCTCTGAAGATGCAGACTGCTTCTCTCCCAAAACGAAAGCTAAGAAAGTATCTCAGAAAGACAACGTTAAAAAAGAAGCTCCAGAAGTTTGTAAAGAAAACAAAG AATTAGAAGTCTCTACGGAAGAGGAAAAGGATACTGGAGATATAAAAGACGGATCCCTactgaaagcaaaaagaaaacataagaaaaaacataaagagaGGCATAAGATGGGAGAAGAGGTTATTCCATTACGAGTGCTATCGAA GACAGAATGGTTGGATTTGAAGAAAGAGTATTTAGCACTGCAAAAAGCCAGCatggcttctttaaaaaaaacaatatccCAAATTAAGTCACaatcagaaatggaaacaaatggaGTGCCTACTAATTCcggaatgaaaagtgaaaaaa CAAACAGTGAAGAGTGTGGTCCCCAGGAGAAAGTTAATGCAGCAGGACCACAGTTTGTGAGTGGTGTGATTGTGAAGATCATTAGCACCGAGCCTTTACCTGGCAGGAAGCAAGTCAGG cCCTTCTAA
- the LARP7 gene encoding la-related protein 7 isoform X1 — METESGNKEKAMEEESIEKKKEVEKKKRSRVKQVLADIVKQVDFWFGDANLHKDRFLREQIEKSRDGYVDISLLVSFNKMKKLTTDGKLIARALKSSAVVELDLEGTRIRRKKPLGERPKDEDERTVYVELLPKNVNHSWIERVFGKCGNVVYISIPHYKSTGDPKGFAFVEFETKEQAAKAIEFLNNPPEEAPRKPGVFPKTVKNKPIPALTVTEEKKKKKKKKGRTKKDDNIQPKESNTEATKESVCKKRSRTTSESSEVEVTEPQKQPTKKKKKREKTEVSSLPLVKAGKRKRSGSEDADCFSPKTKAKKVSQKDNVKKEAPEVCKENKELEVSTEEEKDTGDIKDGSLLKAKRKHKKKHKERHKMGEEVIPLRVLSKTEWLDLKKEYLALQKASMASLKKTISQIKSQSEMETNGVPTNSGMKSEKTNSEECGPQEKVNAAGPQFVSGVIVKIISTEPLPGRKQVRDTLAAVSEVVYVDLLEGDTECHARFKTPEDAQAVVTAHSEIKKKHCWKLEILSGDHEQRYWQKILVDRQAKLNQPREKKRGTEKLITKAEKIRLEKTQQASQHIRFSEYD, encoded by the exons atggaaactgagagtggaaataaagaaaaggcaatggaagaagaaagcatagaaaagaaaaaagaagtagaaaaaaagaaaaggtctaGAGTTAAACAGGTGCTTGCAGATATTGTGAAGCAAGTGGACTTCTGGTTTGGAGATGCAAATCTCCACAAGGATAGATTTCTTCGAGAGCAGATAGAAAAATCTAGAGATGGAT ATGTTGATATATCACTTCTTGTGtcattcaacaaaatgaaaaaattgacCACCGATGGAAAGTTAATAGCCAGAGCTCTGAAAAGTTCTGCTGTGGTAGAG ctggatttagaaggCACCAGAATCAGGAGGAAAAAGCCGCTGGGTGAGAGACCCAAGGATGAGGATGAGCGGACAGTGTATGTG GAACTGCTTCCCAAAAATGTTAACCACAGCTGGATTGAGAGAGTATTCGGGAAATGTGGCAATGTTGTTTATATAAGTATACCACATTATAAGTCTACTGGGGACCCGAAGGGATTTGCTTTCGTGGAATTTGAAACAAAAGAACAAGCTGCAAAAGCTATTGAG tttcttaatAACCCACCAGAGGAAGCACCGAGAAAACCTGGTGTATTTCCCAAGACAGTGAAAAACAAGCCCATTCCTGCTCTGACAGTAACTG aagaaaagaaaaaaaagaagaagaagaaaggccgAACAAAAAAAGATGACAATATCCAGCCCAAGGAGTCAAATACGGAGGCAACCAAGGAAAGTGTCTGTAAAAAAAGATCAAGGACCACATCTGAGAGCTCTGAAGTAGAGGTTACTGAACCCCAAAAGCAgcccacaaagaaaaagaaaaaacgagAAAAAACTGAAGTATCCAGCTTACCTTTAGTCAaagcaggaaagaggaaaagaagcgGCTCTGAAGATGCAGACTGCTTCTCTCCCAAAACGAAAGCTAAGAAAGTATCTCAGAAAGACAACGTTAAAAAAGAAGCTCCAGAAGTTTGTAAAGAAAACAAAG AATTAGAAGTCTCTACGGAAGAGGAAAAGGATACTGGAGATATAAAAGACGGATCCCTactgaaagcaaaaagaaaacataagaaaaaacataaagagaGGCATAAGATGGGAGAAGAGGTTATTCCATTACGAGTGCTATCGAA GACAGAATGGTTGGATTTGAAGAAAGAGTATTTAGCACTGCAAAAAGCCAGCatggcttctttaaaaaaaacaatatccCAAATTAAGTCACaatcagaaatggaaacaaatggaGTGCCTACTAATTCcggaatgaaaagtgaaaaaa CAAACAGTGAAGAGTGTGGTCCCCAGGAGAAAGTTAATGCAGCAGGACCACAGTTTGTGAGTGGTGTGATTGTGAAGATCATTAGCACCGAGCCTTTACCTGGCAGGAAGCAAGTCAGG GATACTTTGGCAGCAGTCTCAGAGGTTGTTTATGTTGATTTGCTGGAAGGAGATACAGAATGCCATGCTAGATTTAAAACTCCTGAGGATGCTCAAGCAGTAGTAACTGcacattcagaaattaaaaagaaacactgcTGGAAACTAGAGATTCTTTCTG gtgatcaTGAGCAGAGGTATTGGCAGAAGATTTTGGTAGATAGGCAGGCCAAACTTAATCAACCTCGTGAAAAGAAAAGAGGCACTGAGAAG ttaATCACCAAAGCTGAAAAGATTAGACTCGAAAAGACTCAACAAGCAAGTCAACACATCAGATTTTCTGAAtatgactga
- the LARP7 gene encoding la-related protein 7 isoform X2, with amino-acid sequence METESGNKEKAMEEESIEKKKEVEKKKRSRVKQVLADIVKQVDFWFGDANLHKDRFLREQIEKSRDGYVDISLLVSFNKMKKLTTDGKLIARALKSSAVVELDLEGTRIRRKKPLGERPKDEDERTVYVELLPKNVNHSWIERVFGKCGNVVYISIPHYKSTGDPKGFAFVEFETKEQAAKAIEFLNNPPEEAPRKPGVFPKTVKNKPIPALTVTEKKKKKKKKGRTKKDDNIQPKESNTEATKESVCKKRSRTTSESSEVEVTEPQKQPTKKKKKREKTEVSSLPLVKAGKRKRSGSEDADCFSPKTKAKKVSQKDNVKKEAPEVCKENKELEVSTEEEKDTGDIKDGSLLKAKRKHKKKHKERHKMGEEVIPLRVLSKTEWLDLKKEYLALQKASMASLKKTISQIKSQSEMETNGVPTNSGMKSEKTNSEECGPQEKVNAAGPQFVSGVIVKIISTEPLPGRKQVRDTLAAVSEVVYVDLLEGDTECHARFKTPEDAQAVVTAHSEIKKKHCWKLEILSGDHEQRYWQKILVDRQAKLNQPREKKRGTEKLITKAEKIRLEKTQQASQHIRFSEYD; translated from the exons atggaaactgagagtggaaataaagaaaaggcaatggaagaagaaagcatagaaaagaaaaaagaagtagaaaaaaagaaaaggtctaGAGTTAAACAGGTGCTTGCAGATATTGTGAAGCAAGTGGACTTCTGGTTTGGAGATGCAAATCTCCACAAGGATAGATTTCTTCGAGAGCAGATAGAAAAATCTAGAGATGGAT ATGTTGATATATCACTTCTTGTGtcattcaacaaaatgaaaaaattgacCACCGATGGAAAGTTAATAGCCAGAGCTCTGAAAAGTTCTGCTGTGGTAGAG ctggatttagaaggCACCAGAATCAGGAGGAAAAAGCCGCTGGGTGAGAGACCCAAGGATGAGGATGAGCGGACAGTGTATGTG GAACTGCTTCCCAAAAATGTTAACCACAGCTGGATTGAGAGAGTATTCGGGAAATGTGGCAATGTTGTTTATATAAGTATACCACATTATAAGTCTACTGGGGACCCGAAGGGATTTGCTTTCGTGGAATTTGAAACAAAAGAACAAGCTGCAAAAGCTATTGAG tttcttaatAACCCACCAGAGGAAGCACCGAGAAAACCTGGTGTATTTCCCAAGACAGTGAAAAACAAGCCCATTCCTGCTCTGACAGTAACTG aaaagaaaaaaaagaagaagaagaaaggccgAACAAAAAAAGATGACAATATCCAGCCCAAGGAGTCAAATACGGAGGCAACCAAGGAAAGTGTCTGTAAAAAAAGATCAAGGACCACATCTGAGAGCTCTGAAGTAGAGGTTACTGAACCCCAAAAGCAgcccacaaagaaaaagaaaaaacgagAAAAAACTGAAGTATCCAGCTTACCTTTAGTCAaagcaggaaagaggaaaagaagcgGCTCTGAAGATGCAGACTGCTTCTCTCCCAAAACGAAAGCTAAGAAAGTATCTCAGAAAGACAACGTTAAAAAAGAAGCTCCAGAAGTTTGTAAAGAAAACAAAG AATTAGAAGTCTCTACGGAAGAGGAAAAGGATACTGGAGATATAAAAGACGGATCCCTactgaaagcaaaaagaaaacataagaaaaaacataaagagaGGCATAAGATGGGAGAAGAGGTTATTCCATTACGAGTGCTATCGAA GACAGAATGGTTGGATTTGAAGAAAGAGTATTTAGCACTGCAAAAAGCCAGCatggcttctttaaaaaaaacaatatccCAAATTAAGTCACaatcagaaatggaaacaaatggaGTGCCTACTAATTCcggaatgaaaagtgaaaaaa CAAACAGTGAAGAGTGTGGTCCCCAGGAGAAAGTTAATGCAGCAGGACCACAGTTTGTGAGTGGTGTGATTGTGAAGATCATTAGCACCGAGCCTTTACCTGGCAGGAAGCAAGTCAGG GATACTTTGGCAGCAGTCTCAGAGGTTGTTTATGTTGATTTGCTGGAAGGAGATACAGAATGCCATGCTAGATTTAAAACTCCTGAGGATGCTCAAGCAGTAGTAACTGcacattcagaaattaaaaagaaacactgcTGGAAACTAGAGATTCTTTCTG gtgatcaTGAGCAGAGGTATTGGCAGAAGATTTTGGTAGATAGGCAGGCCAAACTTAATCAACCTCGTGAAAAGAAAAGAGGCACTGAGAAG ttaATCACCAAAGCTGAAAAGATTAGACTCGAAAAGACTCAACAAGCAAGTCAACACATCAGATTTTCTGAAtatgactga